Proteins from a genomic interval of Euleptes europaea isolate rEulEur1 chromosome 18, rEulEur1.hap1, whole genome shotgun sequence:
- the LOC130489931 gene encoding vomeronasal type-2 receptor 26-like, with product MKFYQHALALAFAVNEINENPKILPNVTLGFHIYDSYYDSKMTYRTTIDLLFHSHRFFPNYKCGTQTNVMAVTGGLEADVSFHMADILGLYKIPQLTYGSFAPEEQDSATFPTFYHMVPSEAHQNTGIIQLLIQFGWRWVGLLTGDDESGLRFLKTLEPLLAQNGICLASTGRIPHQGQWDNLGDVSALLSNIHQSFTDSRAKAFILYGGSMTMISLNNKIFLGGLTYGGNDLLAKVWILTAQVDFALSGIQRSWDFNLFHGAISFSVHSHEVLDFQKFLRFIKPVRKKEDDFLVDFWEQAFDCTFSSFKESLEMMDACSGEERLESLPGPVFEMQMTGHSYSIYNAVYAVAHALNVMSTSRPNRRTIDEGKSIDLQEVHPWQLHSFLQDISFNNSAGETVSFNGNKEIGAGFDIMNLVTLPNKSFVRVKVGRVDPNVPEGKQFNIHEDLFVWQTAFSQVPPLSVCNDYCHPGYHKKKKEGEKFCCYHCVACPEGKISNQKDMDDCIRCPEDQYPSKDQTECIPRFIIFLPFEGCLGISLASVTASFSVTTLLVLGVFMKHKDTPIVKANNQAITYTLLISLLLCFLCSLLFLGKPNEGTCFFRQPAFGIIFSVAVSCVLAKTITVVVAFMATKPGSNMRKWVGKRLTNSIVLSCSFIQVAICMVWLGTSPPFPDVDTQSLTEEIVVVCNEGSAIMFYIVLGYMGLLSITSMTVAFLARRLPDTFNESKHITFSMLVFCSVWVSFVPTYLSTKGKSMVAVEIFAILASSAGLLAFIFSPKVYIILLRPQLNNKDLLTRRKN from the exons ATGAAGTTCTATCAGCATGCTCTGGCCTTGGCATTTGCTGTAAATGAGATCAATGAGAATCCCAAGATTTTGCCCAATGTCACTCTTGGGTTCCACATCTACGATAGCTACTATGATTCGAAGATGACCTATCGTACCACTATAGACCTGCTCTTCCATTCACACAGATTCTTCCCAAATTACAAATGTGGTACTCAGACAAATGTAATGGCTGTCACTGGAGGACTCGAGGCTGATGTCTCCTTCCATATGGCAGACATCTTGGGACTCTACAAAATTCCACAG CTCACATATGGCTCCTTTGCCCCTGAGGAACAGGATTCGGCAACATTTCCTACCTTTTATCACATGGTTCCAAGTGAAGCCCATCAGAATACAGGGATTATACAGTTGCTTATCCAGTTTGGATGGAGGTGGGTTGGGCTTCTTACTGGGGATGACGAGAGTGGGCTACGTTTTTTGAAGACCCTGGAGCCCTTGCTCGCCCAGAATGGAATCTGTTTGGCCTCCACTGGAAGAATCCCACACCAAGGCCAATGGGATAACTTGGGCGATGTCAGCGCTTTACTCTCAAACATCCATCAATCTTTCACAGACAGCAGAGCAAAGGCATTTATTCTCTATGGAGGGTCTATGACCATGATCTCATTGAACAATAAGATCTTTCTAGGAGGTCTAACGTATGGGGGAAATGACCTGCTTGCAAAGGTATGGATTTTGACAGCCCAAGTTGATTTCGCATTATCTGGGATTCAAAGGTCCTGGGATTTCAACCTCTTCCATGGGGCCATTTCCTTTAGCGTTCACTCCCATGAGGTTCTTGACTTCCAGAAATTTCTTCGTTTCATAAAACCTGTTAGGAAAAAAGAAGACGATTTCCTCGTGGACTTCTGGGAACAAGCCTTTGACTGTACATTTTCCAGTTTTAAAGAGTCACTAGAGATGATGGATGCATGttctggggaggagaggctggagaGCCTTCCTGGGCCTGTTTTTGAAATGCAAATGACCGGCCACAGCTACAGTATCTATAACGCCGTCTATGCTGTCGCACATGCTCTGAATGTCATGTCCACATCTAGACCTAACCGCAGAACAATAGATGAAGGAAAAAGCATTGACCTTCAAGAAGTCCATCCTTGGCAG CTCCACTCATTTCTTCAGGATATTTCATTTAACAACTCAGCAGGAGAAACAGTGTCCTTTAATGGTAACAAGGAAATCGGGGCTGGATTTGATATAATGAACCTGGTGACGTTGCCAAATAAGTCCTTTGTGAGAGTAAAGGTTGGAAGGGTGGATCCTAATGTTCCTGAAGGAAAACAGTTCAACATTCATGAAGATCTGTTTGTGTGGCAGACAGCTTTTAGCCAG GTGCCACCCCTTTCTGTGTGTAATGACTACTGTCACCCTGGCtatcacaagaagaagaaggaaggagagaaatttTGCTGCTACCATTGTGTTGCCTGCCCAGAAGGGAAGATTTCAAACCAGAAAG ACATGGATGACTGCATCAGATGCCCAGAAGATCAATATCCAAGCAAGGACCAAACTGAATGCATCCCTAGATTTATAATCTTCCTGCCTTTTGAAGGATGTTTAGGTATTAGTTTGGCTTCGGTTACCGCTTCTTTCTCTGTGACGACACTGTTAGTGCTGGGAGTTTTCATGAAGCACAAAGATACCCCtatagtcaaagccaacaaccaggCTATCACCTACACTCTTCTGATCTCTCTTCTGCTCTGCTTCCTCTGTTCTTTGCTGTTTCTTGGGAAACCAAATGAGGGGACCTGCTTCTTTCGACAACCTGCTTTTGGCATAATTTTCTCAGTGGCAGTTTCTTGTGTCTTGGCCAAAACTATCACAGTGGTGGTAGCTTTCATGGCCACCAAACCAGGGTCTAACatgaggaaatgggtggggaaacGACTGACTAACTCCATTGTTCTTTCCTGTTCCTTTATTCAAGTGGCCATTTGTATGGTCTGGCTAGGAACCTCCCCACCTTTCCCAGATGTTGACACACAGTCATTGACTGAAGAGATTGTAGTAGTATGTAATGAAGGGTCTGCCATTATGTTTTATATCGTCCTGGGGTACATGGGACTTCTATCCATCACCAGTATGACTgtggctttcctagccaggaGGTTGCCAGATACTTTTAACGAATCCAAGcacatcaccttcagcatgcttgTGTTTTGCAGTGTCTGGGTGTCTTTTGTTCCAACCTACCTGAGCACTAAAGGGAAATCCATGGTGGCCGTGGAGATCTTCGCTATCTTGGCCTCCAGCGCTGGCTTATTGGCTTTTATCTTCTCTCCAAAAGTGTACATTATTTTGTTGAGGCCTCAGTTGAATAACAAGGATCTGCTAACAAGAAGGAAGAATTAA